From Juglans regia cultivar Chandler chromosome 8, Walnut 2.0, whole genome shotgun sequence, the proteins below share one genomic window:
- the LOC108988729 gene encoding probable sarcosine oxidase: MALSGEEFDVIVVGAGVMGSSTAYQVAKRGHKTLVLEQFDFLHHRGSSHGESRTIRATYPEDYYYPLLMESYKLWEEIESEIGYKVYFKAQHLEMGASDNECLREIINTCHKHSIPHEILDSRQVAEKFSGVFDIPGNFLGVFSEYGGVIKATKAVSMFQTLALQKGAVLRDCMEVKDIRKDSVKGGVWIHASNGEKFWGKKCVVTAGAWTRKLVKTVSGLELPIQPLESTACYWRIKEGHEAKFAIGGNFPTFGDSGEPYIYGTPSLEFPGLIKVAVHGGNPCDQDKRPWGPAKGLEYLKKWVGEKLAGLVDSGGPAATQLCMYSMTPDEDFVLDFLGGEFGKDVVIGGGFSGHGFKMSPAVGRILADLVLIGEAEGVELKPFRIARFEENPRGNFKSFLSCSSSEV, encoded by the coding sequence ATGGCACTTTCTGGCGAAGAATTCGATGTTATTGTCGTCGGCGCAGGCGTCATGGGCAGCTCCACCGCCTACCAAGTCGCCAAACGGGGTCACAAAACGCTCGTACTCGAGCAATTCGATTTCTTGCACCACCGAGGCTCATCTCACGGCGAGTCCCGCACCATTCGCGCAACCTACCCCGAGGACTACTACTACCCCTTGCTCATGGAGTCGTACAAGCTCTGGGAGGAGATCGAGTCCGAAATCGGCTACAAGGTCTACTTCAAGGCCCAACATCTCGAAATGGGCGCGTCCGACAACGAGTGCCTCCGCGAGATCATAAACACTTGTCACAAACACTCCATCCCACACGAAATCCTCGACAGCAGACAAGTAGCCGAAAAGTTTTCCGGCGTGTTCGATATTCCGGGGAATTTTCTTGGAGTGTTTTCCGAGTATGGCGGCGTGATAAAGGCCACGAAGGCAGTGTCCATGTTCCAAACACTAGCGCTTCAAAAGGGTGCTGTTCTTAGAGACTGCATGGAAGTGAAAGATATCAGAAAAGACAGCGTCAAAGGGGGCGTATGGATTCACGCAAGCAATGGCGAAAAGTTCTGGGGCAAAAAATGCGTGGTGACCGCCGGGGCTTGGACGAGAAAGTTAGTCAAAACGGTAAGTGGGCTCGAGCTGCCTATACAACCCTTGGAGAGTACAGCGTGTTATTGGAGGATTAAGGAGGGGCACGAGGCAAAGTTTGCAATCGGAGGGAATTTTCCGACGTTTGGGGACTCTGGGGAACCGTATATATACGGCACGCCGTCGCTGGAGTTTCCGGGGTTGATCAAGGTGGCTGTGCATGGGGGGAATCCATGCGATCAGGACAAGAGGCCATGGGGGCCAGCAAAGGGATTAGAATATCTGAAAAAATGGGTTGGGGAGAAGCTGGCAGGGCTGGTTGATTCCGGAGGGCCGGCGGCAACGCAGTTGTGCATGTATTCGATGACACCGGACGAGGATTTCGTGCTTGATTTCTTGGGCGGGGAGTTCGGGAAGGATGTTGTGATCGGAGGTGGGTTTTCTGGGCATGGGTTCAAGATGAGCCCCGCAGTGGGGAGGATACTGGCTGACCTTGTGCTTATTGGAGAGGCAGAAGGAGTGGAGCTAAAGCCCTTTAGGATTGCAAGGTTTGAGGAGAATCCTAGAGGAAACTTCAAAAGCTTTTTATCATGTTCCTCATCAGAAGTCTGA
- the LOC108988731 gene encoding serine/arginine-rich splicing factor RSZ22-like, producing MTRIYVGNLDPRVSERDLEDEFRVFGVIESVWVARRPPGYAFIDFEDRRDAEDAIRELDGKNGWRVELSHNSRGGGGGGRGGGGRGRSGGSDLKCYECGEPGHFARECRLRVGPGRRRSRSPPRYRRSPSYGRRSYSPLGRSLRRRSLTPRGRSYSRSPPYRGREELPYANGNGLRDRRRSRS from the exons ATGACTCGCATATACGTGGGAAACTTAGATCCACGAGTTTCTGAGCGGGATCTTGAGGATGAATTTCGTGTTTTTGGAGTTATAGAAAG TGTTTGGGTTGCACGGAGGCCACCTGGTTATGCTTTTATTGACTTTGAAGACCGTAGAGATGCAGAGGATGCAATCCGTGAGTTAGATG GCAAGAATGGCTGGAGAGTTGAGCTTTCTCACAACTCTAGAGGTGGGGGTGGTGGTGGTCGTGGAGGAGGGGGCCGTGGTCGCTCTGGGGGTTCTGATTTGAAGTGCTATGAGTGTGGTGAGCCTGGTCATTTTGCTCGTGAGTGCCGTCTGCGTGTTGGTCCTGGTAGACGTCGTAGTCGCAGTCCTCCCCGATATCGGAGAAGCCCAAGTTATGGTCGAAG GAGTTACAGTCCCCTTGGACGATCCCTTAGACGCCGCAGCTTGACACCTCGTGGGCGCAGCTACAGCAGGTCACCACCATACCGTGGACGTGAGGAGTTGCCATATGCTAATGG AAATGGTTTGAGGGACCGACGCCGAAGCAGGAGCTGA
- the LOC108988734 gene encoding probable xyloglucan glycosyltransferase 5, which produces MAPRLDFSNWWGKDTRKGTPVVVTMENPNFSVVKIDGPDSAFRPVEKSRGKNAKQVTWVLLLKANRAIGCVAWLATAFWALLGAIKKRLIHRQGVTLASEKLGKGKLLFRIIRAFLVTALATLAFEVVAYFQGWHYFKNPSLHIPRTSELRGFFHMAYVVWLTFRADYIAPPIQALSNFCVVLFLIQSVDRMILCFGCLWIKYKKIKPRIVGDPFKSDDLEGSGNYPMVLVQIPMCNEREVYEQSISAVCQLDWPKDRLLVQVLDDSDDETIQWLIEAEVAKWSQRGINIIYRHRLVRTGYKAGNLKSAMSCDYVKSYEFVAIFDADFQPNPDFLKLTVPHFKDNPELGLVQARWAFVNKDENLLTRLQNINLCFHFEVEQQVNGVFINFFGFNGTAGVWRIEALEESGGWLERTTVEDMDIAIRAHLNGWKFIFLNDVKVLCEVPESYEAYRKQQHRWHSGPMQLFRLCLPAIITSKISACKKANLVMLFFLLRKLILPFYSFTLFCVILPLTMFVPEAELPVWVICYVPVFMSFLNILPAPKSFPFIVPYLLFENTMSVTKFNAMVSGLFQLGSSYEWVVTKKAGRSSESDLLAAAEREPKTINQPQFYRGASESELCELNQIKEQKEAARVSVKKINKIYRKELALAFLLLTASVRSLLSAQGVHFYFLLFQGVTFLLVGLDLIGEQMS; this is translated from the exons ATGGCTCCAAGATTGGACTTTTCTAACTGGTGGGGAAAAGATACCCGCAAGGGAACCCCGGTGGTAGTCACAATGGAGAACCCCAACTTCTCAGTTGTGAAGATTGACGGCCCAGACTCTGCGTTCCGGCCGGTGGAGAAAAGCCGGGGCAAGAATGCGAAGCAGGTCACGTGGGTCTTGCTTCTCAAGGCCAACCGTGCTATCGGTTGCGTCGCCTGGCTCGCCACGGCATTCTGGGCATTGCTCGGAGCCATCAAGAAGAGGCTGATCCATAGACAAGGAGTAACCTTGGCCAGCGAGAAGTTGGGTAAAGGGAAACTACTTTTCAGAATCATAAGAGCCTTCTTAGTCACTGCCTTGGCTACCCTGGCCTTTGAGGTGGTTGCCTATTTCCAAGGGTGGCATTATTTTAAGAATCCCAGTTTGCACATTCCTCGGACTTCTGAGTTGCGAGGCTTCTTCCACATGGCTTATGTTGTTTGGTTGACATTCCGGGCCGATTACATTGCGCCCCCAATTCAAGCACTCTCAAACTTCTGTGTTGTTCTGTTCCTTATCCAATCCGTGGACCGTATGATACTTTGCTTTGGTTGCTTATGGATAAAATACAAGAAGATTAAGCCAAGGATTGTGGGGGATCCCTTCAAGTCGGATGATTTGGAGGGGTCAGGCAATTATCCCATGGTTCTCGTTCAAATTCCAATGTGTAATGAGAGGGAG GTCTATGAGCAGTCTATCTCTGCAGTGTGCCAACTTGATTGGCCAAAGGATCGACTACTGGTTCAAGTTCTTGATGATTCTGATGATGAGACTATTCAATGGTTAATTGAAGCAGAGGTTGCTAAATGGAGCCAAAGGGGCATCAACATAATCTATCGACATCGTTTGGTTAGAACTGGTTACAAAGCAGGGAATCTCAAGTCAGCGATGAGCTGTGATTACGTTAAGAGTTACGAGTTTGTGGCAATTTTTGATGCAGATTTCCAACCTAATCCTGATTTTCTTAAGCTAACTGTGCCCCATTTCAAG GACAATCCTGAATTAGGTTTGGTTCAGGCTAGATGGGCTTTCGTGAACAAGGATGAAAACTTGTTGACTCGTCTCCAAAACATTAATCTGTGTTTCCACTTCGAGGTGGAACAGCAGGTCAATggggtattcattaatttctttggttTCAATGGAACTGCTGGTGTTTGGAGAATTGAAGCCCTGGAGGAGTCTGGTGGCTGGCTTGAAAGGACAACTGTGGAGGATATGGACATAGCCATCCGAGCCCATCTCAATGGTTGGAAGTTCATCTTCCTTAATGACGTAAAG GTCCTTTGTGAAGTTCCCGAGTCATATGAAGCTTACAGGAAGCAGCAGCATCGCTGGCATTCTGGCCCAATGCAACTTTTTAGACTGTGTCTTCCAGCAATCATAACTTCAAAG ATATCGGCATGTAAGAAAGCAAACTTAGTAATGCTATTCTTTCTGTTGAGGAAACTCATCCTTCCCTTCTATTCCTTCACATTGTTCTGCGTAATTCTTCCTTTAACTATGTTTGTCCCCGAGGCTGAGCTTCCTGTATGGGTCATTTGTTATGTGCCAGTATTTATGTCATTCCTAAACATTCTTCCAGCCCCCAAATCTTTCCCCTTCATTGTTCCTTACCTGCTATTTGAGAATACCATGTCTGTTACAAAATTCAATGCAATGGTATCTGGATTATTCCAGTTGGGTAGCTCTTATGAGTGGGTTGTCACCAAGAAGGCTGGCAGGTCATCAGAATCTGATTTACTGGCTGCTGCTGAAAGGGAACCTAAAACAATAAACCAGCCACAATTCTACAGAGGAGCTTCTGAGAGTGAGCTTTGCGAATTGAACCAAATTAAGGAACAGAAAGAAGCAGCTCGAGTTTCtgttaagaaaattaacaaGATATATAGGAAGGAGCTTGCTCTGGCATTCCTTTTGCTCACAGCTTCTGTCAGAAGCCTGTTGTCTGCACAAGGAGTCCACTTCTATTTCCTGCTTTTCCAAGGGGTGACCTTCCTTCTTGTGGGTCTTGATTTAATTGGGGAGCAGATGAGCTAA